Proteins encoded together in one Shewanella oneidensis MR-1 window:
- a CDS encoding DUF4376 domain-containing protein yields the protein MEMFYEEVTAGDNGAQTLPEKVIKQRPYAVSLYDVLRVARIHAANPAMHHVIDKFIELYAVTLQWDWFEQYQAWIARKADAELNAPALTIDEQDQQAIEQPLFAEPEPVRPELKTIEQYRAEILIDGISIDEYLFRTQRAAAVNSITVEVDGLVFDGDEQSQRRMLAAIHASEDAGINSTIWRLADNTETAVTVDQIRQAHSLAIIEQGKLWTKGAADA from the coding sequence ATGGAAATGTTTTATGAAGAAGTCACCGCTGGCGATAACGGCGCGCAAACATTGCCAGAGAAAGTGATTAAGCAACGCCCTTACGCAGTATCACTCTATGATGTACTGCGAGTAGCTAGAATCCATGCCGCTAATCCAGCAATGCACCATGTGATCGATAAGTTTATCGAGTTGTACGCTGTCACGCTGCAATGGGATTGGTTCGAGCAGTATCAAGCATGGATTGCGCGTAAAGCAGATGCCGAGCTTAATGCGCCAGCGTTAACAATAGATGAGCAAGATCAGCAAGCGATTGAGCAGCCTTTATTTGCAGAGCCTGAGCCTGTTCGCCCTGAACTTAAAACGATTGAGCAATATCGCGCTGAGATATTGATAGATGGCATCAGCATTGATGAATACCTATTTCGCACTCAACGTGCCGCGGCAGTTAATTCGATTACTGTTGAGGTTGATGGGCTGGTGTTTGATGGTGACGAACAATCACAACGCCGTATGTTGGCCGCAATACATGCCTCTGAGGATGCTGGGATTAATTCAACCATTTGGCGTTTAGCAGATAACACTGAAACAGCCGTTACCGTTGATCAAATTCGCCAGGCGCACAGCTTAGCGATTATCGAGCAAGGCAAACTATGGACCAAAGGTGCAGCCGATGCTTAG
- a CDS encoding phage tail protein, with the protein MPQTFTWAPDNGATGDTQYRTRSAQFGDGYSQSAGDGINSKVQSWPLTFTKKIAMAEAIIGFFDEHQGAKSFIWTPPLGTASLWQVKQVTNTPLGGGMYRIAATFEQAFHP; encoded by the coding sequence ATGCCGCAAACATTCACATGGGCACCAGACAACGGCGCCACAGGCGACACCCAATATCGTACTCGCTCTGCACAGTTTGGGGATGGCTACAGTCAATCAGCAGGCGATGGCATTAACAGCAAGGTGCAAAGCTGGCCGCTAACATTCACCAAAAAAATAGCCATGGCCGAAGCCATTATCGGCTTTTTTGATGAACATCAAGGCGCTAAGTCATTTATCTGGACACCACCCCTTGGCACTGCATCGCTATGGCAAGTAAAGCAGGTCACTAATACCCCGTTAGGCGGCGGTATGTATCGCATCGCCGCCACTTTCGAACAAGCATTTCATCCTTAA
- a CDS encoding Lambda phage protein of known function translates to MAFETINLGTHPAGTGGDTARSAFEKTNRNFLAVEVLSSAMSQAQFEANRAQNKERYAASGWVSFGNHESGKQVNECKPGLYTALTTPNTLLIGKAGGVGGSKTDNASVHIDGIVFNLTNQFVLTLPSHPTSTLPERMDMYGIEAEKVEISAASPNAYQGGLRGVGAAVNLFTATDQQKKDFFSANANTTYIGTDGKIYQWQLYKVSFSGTTDGVPSPSEQGYSLNAFGDLWLKAGKNLLYFGNVLRLNDGGYHPSFNPLGAAKFVGDTFWYNTAASITSRADCFNPTKLLAGSGSIATGKSGRPETGGRYFDAIYADGFGGVCRDMRYSANGVESFDYAGAAHKVYNGTYRGFEYLSFTKVNDPATQLNTLINDGALYVNDSNQWNIGDYLTFTSSNGSKKDVKIWAKGSGVGAGENWIRWDTALYGSITINKDEVIYPIQRRELPYYAGGSFLATEIAGSANNIYSTPQLKNGWIGGLVVNAASVWEMSRKTIKASAIQVYSLNNGSTWSVANLNIEGPTNGTPAGSAELVWISQYQAFAKQTEIAPNAVLAGIVPYNVFASSDYRPESGALLGESLIGKVLKNNAGVSVNNKSLLSCAIDGSGKLTSALNFDGVTHQALTLGTPANNSPAFKVVSYLANINQQAVPHFAYTELKHNGTNWGDDGKQAIVDNQSTKPNDNGVTVSVGTARLREPIGWFKNKV, encoded by the coding sequence ATGGCATTTGAAACGATTAATCTAGGCACCCATCCAGCAGGCACGGGTGGCGATACAGCTCGCTCAGCCTTTGAAAAAACCAACCGTAACTTTTTGGCCGTAGAAGTACTCTCCTCAGCCATGTCACAAGCGCAGTTTGAAGCGAATCGTGCACAAAACAAAGAACGCTATGCAGCGAGTGGTTGGGTTAGCTTTGGTAATCATGAATCAGGCAAGCAAGTTAATGAATGCAAGCCTGGGCTTTATACCGCGCTTACTACACCAAACACCTTGCTTATTGGTAAAGCTGGCGGGGTGGGTGGGTCTAAAACAGATAATGCATCGGTACACATTGACGGTATAGTTTTCAACTTAACTAATCAATTTGTATTAACTCTGCCATCACACCCTACATCAACACTTCCAGAACGTATGGATATGTATGGTATTGAGGCAGAAAAGGTTGAGATAAGCGCAGCATCACCCAATGCCTATCAAGGCGGATTGCGTGGTGTTGGTGCAGCAGTAAACCTATTTACCGCGACAGATCAGCAGAAAAAAGATTTCTTCTCGGCCAATGCCAACACCACATATATCGGCACAGATGGAAAAATCTATCAGTGGCAGTTATACAAGGTTTCATTTTCAGGCACGACTGATGGCGTACCATCACCATCAGAACAGGGATATTCACTCAATGCTTTTGGCGATTTATGGCTGAAAGCAGGTAAAAACCTGCTCTATTTTGGCAATGTGCTGCGGTTAAATGATGGTGGTTATCATCCGTCATTTAACCCGCTAGGCGCAGCTAAATTTGTTGGTGATACTTTCTGGTATAACACTGCCGCAAGTATCACATCAAGAGCAGATTGCTTTAATCCTACAAAGCTGCTTGCTGGCTCTGGTTCTATTGCCACCGGAAAATCTGGACGCCCTGAGACTGGAGGACGCTATTTCGATGCTATTTATGCAGATGGTTTTGGCGGCGTATGTCGTGATATGCGCTACTCGGCTAATGGAGTTGAAAGCTTTGATTATGCAGGAGCAGCCCATAAAGTTTATAATGGTACTTATCGAGGTTTTGAATATTTATCATTTACCAAGGTTAATGATCCAGCCACACAATTAAACACCTTAATTAATGATGGTGCATTATATGTAAATGATTCAAATCAATGGAATATTGGTGATTATTTAACTTTTACATCAAGTAATGGTTCAAAAAAAGACGTTAAAATCTGGGCAAAAGGAAGCGGTGTTGGCGCTGGTGAAAATTGGATTAGATGGGATACTGCTTTATATGGATCTATTACAATCAACAAGGATGAAGTCATTTATCCAATTCAGCGGCGTGAGTTGCCTTATTATGCTGGCGGATCATTTTTAGCTACTGAAATAGCAGGAAGTGCTAATAATATATACTCAACACCTCAACTAAAAAATGGGTGGATAGGTGGTTTAGTTGTTAATGCGGCATCTGTATGGGAAATGTCAAGAAAAACCATTAAAGCAAGCGCTATACAGGTGTACTCACTAAACAATGGTTCTACTTGGAGTGTAGCAAATCTAAATATTGAAGGACCGACAAATGGTACTCCTGCTGGATCGGCTGAGTTGGTGTGGATTTCTCAATACCAAGCATTTGCAAAACAAACTGAAATCGCACCAAATGCTGTGTTAGCTGGCATAGTGCCATATAACGTATTTGCATCATCTGACTATCGTCCAGAAAGCGGTGCTTTACTTGGTGAGTCGTTAATCGGCAAGGTACTAAAAAACAATGCAGGCGTATCAGTTAATAATAAGTCGCTATTATCTTGCGCCATCGATGGATCAGGAAAATTAACCTCTGCATTAAATTTTGATGGAGTAACTCACCAAGCATTAACACTTGGAACGCCAGCAAATAATTCACCGGCATTTAAAGTGGTGAGCTATCTTGCCAACATCAACCAGCAAGCCGTTCCTCATTTCGCTTATACCGAGCTAAAACACAATGGCACTAACTGGGGTGACGATGGCAAGCAAGCCATTGTAGATAACCAATCAACCAAACCCAATGATAATGGTGTGACTGTATCAGTGGGAACGGCTCGCCTGCGTGAGCCGATTGGATGGTTTAAAAATAAGGTGTAA